From Paenibacillus graminis:
TGTTAAACTAATCCGTTCATCACCATACAAAAAACCGGTAATACACCGATTGCCATACTGCACATGCTGCACATGCACACTGCCCGCCTTATCCGGCGATTACATTTCATATGAGTTGTACGCGAACCGCACCATAAGAGTCTGCTTTTTGGGAAGGAAAAAGGATTCTTATTTAGGCCGATTCATGTTATATTTTATTATTTATAAAAAGACATTGTCAAGAGAGTCGATAACTGCATTAAAGTCAAGACAATCAGTCGGGGAAGTAAATTTCCTCTTCATCGCCTTCAAAATCTTCTTCCTCGCGTAAAATATTCAGTACCTGGCGCACCATATCCCCGGAAAATCCCCGCCGCATAAGAAATGCGCCGGTCTTTCTGCGCTTGTCATTCACATCGCCGCGGATCAAATTCCATTTCTTTCTTCCCGTCTGCAAAGCGCTCTCCAGCTCCTGCTCGGGAGTAATATTCTCCAGCGCCTCGGAAATCAGCAGCTTGTCAATGCCCTTCTCGCGCAGTTCCTGACGGATCCACAGCTTGCCTTTGCGCTGGTTCGTAATACGCTGCTCTGCCCATTGCTTGGCATACAGGGGATCATCCAGCAGACGCTCCTGCTGCAGCCGCACCAGAACTTCGGCAATAATAGTCTCTCCTATTTCCTTCTCCCGTAAACGGCGGGCCATCTCCTGAGACGTCCGGGGCTTACGCTCCAGATACCGCAGGCCCTCCACATAAGCCCGCTGGCGTTCATCCGCTACAACGATCTCTTCCAGATCAGTCTTCATGAAAGAGCTGCCTGTAATCATCCGGTACTTAATCATGACATCTTCATGAACGGTCATCTGATAGGTGCCGAAATGAATAATATAACGGTGGTCAGACTTTTTCTGCCGTTCCACCCGTGTAATCACCAGCTGCTCATCCGCAGGAAAATCAGCCAGCACCTGCTCGTCCTGCTCTTCGGGTTCGGGATTTAATTGTATGACCATGGATGGCTCTCACCTCATTGCTATTGTAAGTCTGGTTCATTTTATGAAAAAGCGCCCTGTCAGATCATTCACAGGGCGCTCGATATCTTACCAAGTATTCAATTTAGAAGATTGAATATCAAGTTATTCGATTTCAAGCAGCAGCTTTTCTTCTTCCTCTTGCTCCGCTGCCACATCAGATTCAGTTGGCGCAGCCACAATTGTTGACAGATTGCTTGCTTCACGAATCTTATTCTCAATCAACAGGGCAATATCCTGGTGTTCCTTCAGGAACTGCTTAGAATTCTCACGGCCTTGTCCAAGACGCTCACCTTCGTAAGAGTACCAGGCACCGCTCTTGTTGACGATGTCCATTTCAGTACCAATGTCCACGAGGCTTCCTTCTTTGGAGATTCCTTCACCATACATGATATCAACATCAGCCTGCTTGAACGGAGGAGCTACCTTGTTCTTCACAACCTTGATCTTGGTGCGGTTGCCCACCACATCGTTGCCCATCTTAATGCTCTCAACGCGGCGCACATCCAGACGCACGGAAGAGTAGAATTTCAATGCCCGGCCGCCGGGTGTTGTTTCCGGGTTACCGAACATTACACCAATCTTCTCACGAAGCTGGTTGATGAAGATAGCAATGGTATTCGACTTGTTGATTGCCCCGGACAGCTTCCGCAAAGCCTGAGACATCAGGCGGGCCTGCAAGCCTACATGGGAATCACCCATGTCGCCTTCGATTTCCGCTTTCGGAACCAATGCTGCCACGGAGTCCACTACGATGATGTCGACCGCACCACTGCGGACAAGTGCTTCAGCGATTTCCAGCGCCTGCTCGCCGGTGTCCGGCTGGGACAGCAGCAGCTCATCGATGTTAACGCCAAGCGCGTTAGCGTATTTAGGATCAAGCGCATGCTCAGCATCGATAAATGCAGCTTGTCCGCCAACCTTTTGCACTTCTGCAATCGCATGCAAGGCAACTGTTGTCTTACCGGAAGATTCCGGTCCATATACTTCAATAATACGTCCTTTGGGAAGTCCGCCTATACCTAGTGCAATATCAAGTGCCAAAGATCCGCTAGGTACCACTTCCACCTTCATGTGGTTGGATTCTCCCAATTTCATGATCGAACCTTTACCGAATTGTTTTTCTATTTGACGAAGCGCCATATCAAGCGCCGCACGACGATCTGACAATCAGACCACTTCCTTCACTGTTTATAGTACTATAATAACGTGTTTTGGAGGTCTTGCCAAGCTTTTTTTCGAACATACATTCGTTTTTTTTGTCCTGCGGGGGAATACTCCCTTTTATTGTAAGCCTCCTTCCGGATCTGGTGCTAACCCAGAATATTCGATCACCGGACGCCGGACAGTGCCTTCTTCCAAAGGACAGGCTGCAGGTTCATGCCTATTAATATAACAAAAAACCGCAGCAGGGATGTCTCAGTGCCACGGTTCTTCCGTATACTTGAATTATATACTGGGTATTCAGGTTATTGCAAGGCTGACCCTTCAAGCGGTGTATCCACCTTGCGCTCCTCCAGTCTGCGCCAGAGGCGGTACAGAAGCGACTTCACCGTCCGCAAACGGATGTTCTCCCTCGTACCCTTAAGGTTCAGCTCATAGACCTCGGTAGGCCGGCCGCGTTCCGCCAGTCCGATGAACACAAGCCCGACCGGCTTGCGTTCAGAATATCCCGGACCGGCTACACCGGTAACCGACAATCCGAAATCACTGTCTGCAATCATTCTGACCTGATCCGCCAGCACCTCGGCTACTTCCCGGCTTACCGCGCCCGGCGCATCCGGTCCCTCCAGAAGGGCTGACGGCACATTCAGCAGCTTCTTCTTCATATCATTGGAATAGCATACGATTCCTCCGAGAAACATCGAGGCGCTGCCCGGAATATTCGTAATGCTCTCCATCAGCAGGCCGCCGGTGCAGCTCTCCGCCGCACTCACAGTCAATCCGGCATCCGCCATCCAATCGACGATCAGCTGTTCCAGCGGCACATCGATATTGGCGTACATATGCTCCGGCAGGATCTCCTGAATTGTCTTCTCCAGCACTTCCAGCTTCTGCATGGCCTCCCGTTCAGAAGGGGCTTTGGTGGATATGCGGACCGTTACCTCGCCCTCCTTGGCATAAGGAGCAATAGTCGGATCACTCTGATTCCTAATCAGGTCAATCAGCTTATCCTCCAAAAGGGATTCTCCAATGCCGGCGAACTTAAGCATCTTCGAATAAATCGGCATTTCACCGGTCAGTGCATGCTGCTGCAGCCAAGGTTTGGCCTGGCCTGTGAACATAGGCTTCATCTCACGCGGAGGACCGGGAAGTACAATGTAATATTTGCCTCCGTCTGCAAGCGCAAGGCCCACAGCAAGCCCCGTTTCGTTCGGAAGCGGTGTGGTTCCATCAATGATAAGTGCCTGTTTGCGGTTATTTTCGGTCATTACAATCTTGCGTTCATCAAAAAAACGCTGGACATGATCCATGGCAAGCTGATCAATATGCAGGCTGCGGCCCAGGGAAGCCGCAAGCGCGTCTTTGGTAAGATCATCTTCGGTGGGGCCAATTCCGCCGGTGAAAAGAATGACATCCGCACGGCTGCGGGCAATTTCGATGGCCTGCTGAAGGCGGCTGCTGTTATCCCCAACGACGGTCTGAAAGAACACATCGATTCCAAGCGCCGCCAGCTCCTGGGATAGAAACTGGGCATTGCTGTTTACGATCTGTCCAAGTAAAAGTTCTGTACCAACGGCAATAATTTCCGCTTTCATAGCTGGCTTTCTCCTCCTGGATGTAGAGTAACACAAGTTATATTGGGCTTAGCGGTTAAGCGTTATGAAGCTCCAGCAAATCTTTATTTTTTACGAAATAGTCAATGCCGGAATAGATAGTAACAAGTGCTGCAGCCCAGATGGCAATATCATCTACAGGAATACTGACGAATTGAAACGGAAAGTTATTCAGCAGCAGCAGTGAAATTGCAACAATCTGAATAACAGTCTTTATCTTGCCCCACCTGCTGGCAGCAACCACTTTACCTTCGAGCAGCGCTACCTGGCGCAGTCCGGTTACTGCGAACTCGCGGCTGATAATAACGATTGCGATCCATGAGTCGCATCTGCCCAGTTCCACCAGGGAAATCAGCACAGCCGAGACCAGCAGCTTGTCCGCAAGAGGGTCGAGCAGCTTGCCCAGATTGGTGACCATGTTGTATTTCCGGGCGATATAACCGTCTATGCCATCGGTGCTGGCCGCAAGCAAAAAGATCACCGCTGCAATCAGATGATTAAAGGAAAGCTGGAACGAGCCCCAATGAATCGGTTCCGGATAAAAGCTGAAATTAATCAGCAAGAAAAACATCATAATCGGGATAAGACAAATACGTGCCAGCGTAATGCGGTTAGGCAAATTCACAGAAGTTCCTCCCTTGATCCGTACGAATCCGATATTCCACTATCTCAGGCTGAAACGGCTAGCCGTCCTTGTAAAAGCTTATGCTTGGTTCCGAAGCAGCGATACTACGTATCGCTTTAAGGTACCCGTTTCAGCAGAAATAGAAGGATAATTTATAGTACGAAGCATATATTCTTACATTTTCTAAAAAACTGCTTACGCAAGTATATTATAGCCCTATGTAGGTGTCAAAAAAACACAAAGCACCCCGCAGGCGAGAAATCAGCAAGCAGTGCGGGGTACGAAAATCTTACTTTAAGTTATTAAACTGCAGATCCAGCGGTAAATCGGCTTTGCGCAGAATCTGGATAATCTGCTGCAGATCATCACGGCTTTTGCCGGTTACGCGGATTTGGTCCCCCTGGATTTGACTTTTCACCTTCAGCTTCGAATCACGGATCAGAATGTTGATTTTTTTGGCATTTTCCTGATCAATTCCCTGCTTAAGACCCAGACGCTGGCGCACAGTGCCCAGAGAAGCCGGTTCAACTTTGCCAAAATCCAGATTCTTGAGTGTAATGCCGCGCTTGACCATCTTCGACTGTAAAATATCGATGACGGCATTCAGCTTGTATTCATCTTCTGAAGCGATAATAAGCGCATCCTTCTCCAGCTTCAGACTGCTCTTGCTGTTCTTGAAGTCAAAGCGGTTATCGATCTCCTTCTCCGTCTGGTGAACAGCATTGGTCAACTCCTGCATGTCCATTTTGGACACGATATCAAATGAACTTTCCGAACTCAATTCATCCACTTCCTTTGTTAGCAAATATTCTTTTCCTATTATATGAGAAAGGAACTCTTAAGTCTAATTTGGCAGATAAAACCCGACACACAAAACAGCCCCACCAAAGTGGAGCCGTTCTGTGTAAAGGCAGGAACCCTCTTCCCCCAGATCCGATGAATGGGGAGACGCCGCGTGTCGCTATTGTCTGCTGCGTGAGGGGGCCCGGAACATATCCAAAATCCCGAGCAGAATATGTGCCAGTCCAAAGCCCAAAATGCCATAACCCCAGGCACTCGGTGTCAGATAGTAACCGAGGAGACTGACGATAATACCAAGCCCTGTTACGATCCAGCTAGCGGTCATGAGAGAATACACCTCACTTTGGCGTAAGAACTGTAAATCAGTCTTAGGTTCTCCTAAAAGCCAAAGTATATACATTGGATGCTCATTCGGGAGTTGTATTCTCCTGATTGGTTACATTGTCCTGGCTTCCCTCAGTGCCGCTGTTCTGTGTTCCTGTTGGGTCTCCGGACGCTGAGCTATCATCCAGCTCCAGAAGAAGCCGGGATGAGGTTTTGCCGTCTGTGATTACTTGTCCGTTGACTGTTATTTCCGTAGCCGGGGAGTACCCGGACTTAATGTACATGCCTTCACTGTCGAGCGTGAAGCTCAGGTTGTCCCCGGCAGCAGTATTGCCGAAGCTCAGCTTCTCTCCTTTGGAGTTCTCGCCTTTGTAGACTTCAAGCCAGCTCACCCCACTCGCAGCGATCTGCACCTGAACAGCGCTTCCAGCAGGTGCTGACACCTTATACACCGTCGTTTTTCCCGATTTGCGGTCCTGAGTGACCGTAACCTCCTCGGAGGATGGGGATGGGGATGGAGATGGTGAAGCCGATGGAGCTGTTGTCGCCTCAGGAGTTGCTGTGCCCGAACCGGCACCTGCCGAAGCGGAAGGCGCTGCAACACCTCCTCCCACTGCAGTAGGTGAAGGCTGAACCTTCGATGGATCCTGTGTAGCCGTGGTCAGACTGCCAGGTTCGGCTTTGTCCGGTTCCGGTTTGTTCATATTGGAAGAAGCGTACATGTAAATCACCACGATAATAAGCACGGGAAAGGTCCACATCAGAACTGTTGGCAGCCATTTCGCATTCCGTTCCGTTTCTGGTCTGCGGCTGCGCTTCTGTATCACTGTTTCCATCGGTGTCTCTACCGGAGCGGCAGGCACGTTGCCGTGCTCCTCCATCAGCTCGTCGGGATTTACATCCACGGCCTCCGCATAGGTTTTGATGAATGCCCGGACATAAAAGCTTCCCGGCAACACCTTATAATCCCCCGCTTCGATGGCTTCTAAATATTTTTTGCGGATTTTCGTTACTTCCTGGACATCATCAAGGCTCATCCCTTTTTGCAGACGCGCCTCCTTCAAATGCCGGCCCAGTTCCGACATACCATCACCTCCTAAGTGTGTAGTGCCGCTATCAGCAGCTTTTTATAGATCATCACTGTAGCTCGTCGTGAACGAGTCGTACAATATCTCTTCGCTTGGTATATTGCGCAGCTCGATAATAATATCGAAATTATCATAGGTGTATTCAGATTCCCGCACAAAAATATCCGGGTGCTCAATCACCTTCGTGCTTGGCATGCTCATCACATGCTGCAGCAGATTATAGTGCTTCTCGTTGGAACGGATCGTGCTGACAATACCGTCAATAATGAATACATTGTGCGGATTCATTTCATCTTCAGCGAGCTGGCTGCGCACCGTCTGGCGCAATAACGTCGAAGAGACAAACGTCCAGCGCTTCATGGCGCAGACACTGCCGGCGATAATCGATTCCGTCTTGCCGACACGCGGCATGCCCCGAAGACCTATAACCTGATTTCCTTCCCGTTTAAACAGCTCACCGAGAAAATCAACCAGCAGCCCCAGTTCATCCCTGGTGAACCGGAACGTCTTGCGGTCATCCGAGTCACGGTCGATATAGCGCCCATGCCGTACGGCCAGCTTGTCAACAAGCCGCGGGGAACGCAGCGCAGTCACCGTTATATTATCAACTTTTTTGAGCATTTCGCCCATCAGCATGATTTTTTCATCGTCACTTGTTTCCAGCAGCATTCCGCGGGTCTTGCCTTCTACTCCGTTAATGGTCAGGATATTGACCTCCAGCATTCCGAGCATTGAAGCGATATCACCAAGCAGACCAGGTCTGTTCTTATGTATCTTATACTCCATGTACCATTGTTTATATTCCACTTGCTACACCTCATAGATTCCTTTTCCCGTAACTTTGCGGCATACACCAAAAAAAGCCGGCTTCGGCAAAGTGTTCTGAACACGGGTCATGTTAATGATATATAAAATAATTTTGAAAGGCAAGGACACTATTGTAATAATTGCAGAAAAGCTCCCGCGAGGGGAGCTTGTTCCGCGAGCTATGCGTTTTTCTTCGCCAGCTTCACCATGAGGGAAGCAATGGTATGCTTCTCATCATCCGTGCCGACATCCCACAGCTCTTTGATCGCCCGGTTGGAGTAATTACCCGGATCGACTTTTTTATCGAGAAACTCCCCGATTTCAAAAGCCAGCTTGGAAATGGTTTCTTCGCTCATCCCCATTTTTTCAGCCTGAATGACCCGGTCTCCCAGAAAGCTCTTCCAGGTATCAAAGTTCTTCACTACGGAGTCTGTTGACATCTTAAATCCTCCTCAAAATGTTGTGGGTTACGTGAGATTTAAAAGCAACAGTTATAATATGTCTCCGCCCGGATATTCTTATGCTGGAGCATTTCTCCAAGTCCAAGTAAAAGCAGGTGCCCCCGTAATGTGGCGGCACCCGCTTTAGTGGGGAATAATGACTGCATTTAAACTTCAGGTGATCCACCCGCCGTTCGGACTGATGATCTGCCCGGTAATATAACCGGATTCCGGAAGCGCCAGAAAATACACCAGCGAAGAGATCTCCTCTGGAGAAGCCAGACGTCCTGCCGGAATCTCCTCCTCCAGCATCCGCATCTCATCCGCCTGCAGGCCGGCGAGCATCGCCGTCTGTACGGCTCCAGGGGCTACGGCATTGACCGTGACACCCGATGGGGCCAATTCCTTCGCAAGTGCCTTAGTAAAGGCATTCACACCGCCTTTGCTGGCGGAATAAGCGACCTCACAGGAGGCGCCGGAAATTCCCCAGACCGAGGATACATTGATAATCCGTCCATACCGCTGGGACACCATATATGGCATAAAAATCTGGCTGCACAGGAAGGTGCCTTTCAGATTGACCGCCATGATCTCGTCCCATTCTTCCTCAGTCACATCCGCCAGCATCCCGTAATGCGCCTTGCCGGCGTTATTTACCAGAATATCCGGCTGCATTCCGCTGATTGCGAGCCTTTCGGCCATGCGCACAAGCTGGCTGCGGTCCTTCATATCCGCAGCCACTGTCATTACCTTGGCTCCAAGCGCCATACAGCGCCGGGCCACATCATTCGCCGCTTCGTGCGAATTCATATAATGAATCACAATATTCATTCCGACCGAGGCAAAGCGCTCGGCAATCGCACCGCCGATTCCCCCGCTGCCTCCGGTAATAAGCACGGTCATTTCCCCGATTGGTTTGCTGTTCTCTCCCGAAAGCGTCATTAAGGGCTCACCACAAGCGACACTGCAAGCTGCTCCCAGTCGACATGCGAGCGCAGACGTTCGTTGACTTCTTCCAGGGTGATCGATTCATAAAGCGGAAGCACTTCAAAAAGGTCCCCTCCGCGGAACTGGTACCGCGTGAATTCATGGGCAATGCTCTCAGGCGAATTCAGCATGCGCAGATAGCCGCCGATTTTCTTTTTGCGGGCCCGTTCAAAATCCTTCTCCGCAAAACCAGACTCCAGCACGAGATTAATTTCTTCTTTAATCCGCTTCAGCAGCAGATCAGTGTCTTTGGTATCACCGCCGATAGCCGAAAACGCATATTGCGGCGAGCTGTTGAATTCATGTCCGAAGCTGTCCGAAATCAGCTCTTCGTCATACAGTTTCTGGTACAGTGCCGTACTGCTCCCGAGCAGCAGGTCCAGCATCAGCTTGGTCGTCAAATCGCGGCGCACCGCAGCTTCCCCGGTCAGGCCCTCCGCCTTTTCCTTGAAGCCAAACAGCATTTTCGGCATGGATACCGCCAGTCTGCTCTCCTTGACTTTTGTGGCCACCTGGGCAGGCTCTTCCTCAAATATACGCTGGATTTCACCCTGCTTGCCGTAAGATTTGCTGTTCTGGTTGCTGCGGACCAGCTCGAACACCTTCTCCGGATCGACTCCGCCGACTACAAACAACAGCATATTGCTGGGATGGTAGAAGGAATTGTAGCAGGTATACAAGGTTTCTTTGGTAATCGTGGCAATCGATTCGATGGTACCGGCAATATCGATATGGACCGGATGTTTGGAATACATGGCTTCGATCAAACCAAAATAAACGCGCCAGTCGGGATTATCCGCATACATGTTGATTTCCTGGCCGATGATGCCCTTTTCCTTCTCCACATTCTCATCGGTGAAATAAGGCCGCTGCACGAAATCCACAAGCGTACTCAGGTTGGTCTCGATATTTTCAGTTGCCGAAAAGAGGTATACCGTCTGGTCAAAGCTGGTGAACGCATTGGCTGAAGCTCCGTTGGAGGCAAAGGTGGCGAAAATATCGCCTTCCGGCTCCTCGAACATTTTATGCTCCAGAAAGTGGGCTATGCCGTCAGGAACTGTCGTTTCTTCGCTCCCTGCAACCTTGAAATGATTATCCACCGACCCGTATTTGGTTGCAAAGGTAGCATAGGTTTTGAGAAAAGCCGGCTTCGGCAGCACATACACCTGCAGACCGTTATCCATAACCTCGTGATACAGCGTTTCTTGAAGTTTCTCGTAATGAATCTTTTCCACCGCTATTCCCCCTTCCCTGTCAGAAAATAAATCGTATCCAGCTCAAAGGTCCCGGCCGCAGCCTTCACATCTTCTGCTCCCGTGCTGTCTACCTGAGCCAGGAGTTCCTGGGCGGAGCGGTCTTTTCCGGACAACTGGCGGTTGAAATCAAAGGAAATCATTTCAAAAGCGGAGTCCTGAATTTCGGAGAGCAGATTGCGGATCATGGCTTTGGTCTGGCTCAGCTCCAGCTCGGTGATATTCCCGGCCTGGAGCTCATCCAGCTGCCTGCGGATAATGTCCACGGCTTTGCTGTAATTCTGTGTCTCAATCCCCGATTGAATCGTGCCAATGCCTTTATGACCGTCATAACGCGAGGATGCGTAATAAGCCAGGCTCTCTTTCTCCCGCACGTTCACAAACAGCTTGGAGTGCGGATATCCGCCCAGAATGCCGTTATACATAAGCGCTGAAGCATACCTGTCGTCTTTGTAAGTAATTGAGGTGCGCAGACCCATGTTAAGCTTCCCTTGACTGACATCGAGCTTCTCTTCCACCGTGCGGACCTCAGAAACGGTTACCGGTGAAAAATTGGAGGAATATCCCGCTGTGTTCCCATGGGCACGGCCGAAATGGCGGGTTACCAGCTTCTCAACTTCCTCAGGGGTGGTGTCACCTACAACATACAGGTCGAGAATGGCCCCGCCCAGCCAGGAATTATAGGACTGATAGAGCGATTCAGGGGTAATGCCGTCGAGGTCGGCTCTTTGGCCCAGCGGGTGAAGACGATAAGGTTCCTTCCGGCACATTTCTTCAATGCAGCGTTCGGCAGCATAACGGATTTTGTCGTTGACGATGGCCTCCAGCTTCTTGCGCACGGTTTCGCGCTCTGTAGCTACATAGGAAGCACGGAAACACCCTGCCTCCAGCAGCGGCTTCGTCAGCACCTCTCCGAGAAACGCAAACGATTCGCCCAGCAGGCTTTCTTTGCTCTGCACGAAGGAATCATTGATCGTATCCATGCGAAACTGGACAATCTGATAGTCGCCTCTTTTATAAATGTCAAAACCGAAACCGGCCCCGTACAGCTCCTCCAAACGCTCACGGAACTGTGTGGTTTCGGGATAATTCGCCGTCCCTCTGCGCAGCACAAAGGGAATTAGCGCAGTCGGGGTTACCGTATTTTCATCAAGCGGAACACCGGCATAGAGTGAGATGGCGAATGTCTTGAACGCCTTGGTCGGCAGGACGTGAATACGCATACCTGCGGCGCTGCCATGTTGGAATCCAATATTTGTCAAGTCCAAAACTCCTTTGCAGCGGGGATAACTGTCATATAAGCTGAACTTAAGAGTAATGGCAAGCTGAATTCTTAAGTTCACACTCCATACAACAAGTTTATGAAGTATTATCCATTCTAAACCATTCCAAAGTAAGGAAGCAACCGGAAGCAGGCTGCCGGTTGCTCTTGGTCGATTTCTGTCTGATATGTGCTATCTTATTGCTGGCTACATGCAGAAAATATGCTGGCCGATGGTCTTCACCTGCGGACGGCCCCAGATCCATTTGGAAGTGGCTGTCTTCGGATTGAAGTAATAAATGCAGCCGCCGGAAGGGTCCCAGCCGTTGAGGGCCTGCTGCACCGCTTTGCGCGCCTGTTCATTCGGCTCAAGATAAATCTGCCCGTCTGCTACTGCGGTGAAAGCGCCCGGCTGAAAAATCACACCGGAAGGTGTATTCGGAAAGCTTGGTGATTTCACCCGGTTCAGAATCACTGCGGCCACAGCAACCTGGCCTTCAAACGGTTCACCGCGCGACTCTCCATATACGGCATTGGCCATAATCTTGAGATCATTCTCCGACAACCCCATGGTGTTGCCTGAGCTAAGTTCGGCTGTATTCGTGTTAGCCGCATTTGAAGCTCCGGCGTTTCCGTTGCCTCCATTCTTCTTGGCGGTGCTGGTTGAAGGTTCTGTAGGCTTCCAGGCTTTGGTGGCGTTATAGAGCTTCAGCTTTGTTTTGGCCCCGACAACACCGTCAGCTTTCATCCCAAATTTCCACTGGAACCAGGTAACTGCATTTTTAGTTTTGGCCCCGAATTGGCTGTCTATGGCACCTGCATAAAATCCGAGATGCTTGAGCCTGCCCTGCAGCTCGTAGACATCCTGTCCGGAAGAACCCACCTTAAGCAGGGTCGTCCCAAATGCAGGCAGTGCCTCTTCCTCCGGAACAGTGCTCCCCGTCGTTGGAGATGTATGATTATTCTGATTTGCGTAGACTGCACCTGGTTCCTTGATAAGAATAGCTGTGAATGGTGCAGCTGCCAGTGTAAGGGTTAGTGCGGCAAATATCCATTGCTTATGCTTTGTCATTGGGGATCGCTCTACCTTTCTCTTGTAAGTTCTGCATGGATGGCTAAAGTTATTATGACGACTGGCAGGGCATCCTATGCATTACCGCCTTCGAAACAAGCTGTCTCGGTCGATCCGTTTGACTTGGAATGCAACAACCCCCTTTCCTTAAGGAAAGGGGGTTGTTGCCGAAAAAATAAAAGCAATAGCTAAGAGCTAATCCGGTTATGCTGGTATTGCTCTAGCGACATCAACACCTCGCGAGGTTTACTGCCCTCGTATGGCCCGATCACGCTCCGGGCCTCCATCGCATCGATCAGCCGCGCAGCGCGGGTATAACCGACACGCATGCGCCGCTGAAGCAGCGATACCGATGCTTGCTTTGCTTCCAGCACAATCTGTACCGCCTGCTCATACAATTCATCCTGCGGCTCATTGTCTTCAGTTACCGTGTCATCCACTTCAGGGACAATGGACTCATCGTAATTGGCTTCCCCTTGGCTGCTGACATACTGGACAATGGTTTCCACTTCCTGATCGCTCATAAAAGCACCCTGGACGCGTATCGGCTTAGAAGCGCCCATAGGCAGGAAGAGCATATCGCCCCGCCCCAGCAGCTTCTCCGCTCCCGGCATATCCAGAATGGTCCGCGAATCAACATTAGAGGATACCCCGAACGCAATACGTGAAGGAATATTAGCTTTAATGAGTCCAGTGATGACATCGACTGACGGGCGCTGGGTTGCAATGATTAAGTGGATGCCTGCTGCTCGGGCCATTTGGGCCAGGCGACAGATCGCATCCTCGACATCGCTCGCCGCAACCATCATGAGATCGGCAAGCTCGTCCACAATCACAACAATATAGGGCAGCACCGCAGCCGGGTTATCCTTCATCAGATTATTGTAGCCTTCAACATTCCGTGTGCCCGATTTGGAGAATAGTTCATATCTTTTCTCCATTTCAACCACGATTTTCTTCAGCGCCAGACTGGCCCGCTTGGGATCTGTAACGACTGGAGCGAGCAGATGAGGAATCCCGTTATACACATTAAGCTCAACCATCTTGGGGTCAACCATCAGAAACTTAACCTCATTCGGTTTGGCCTTATATAAAATGCTGGTTATAATGCCGTTAATGCAGACAGACTTCCCGGAACCCGTTGCTCCCGCTACGAGGAGATGGGGCATCTTGGCTAAATTGCCGACAATGGTCTGCCCGGAAATATCGCGCCCGAAGGCAATCGATAACCTGGATTCGGCATCCTGGAAAATCTGGGTCTCCATAACCTCGCGCATGGTTACGACCGACACCTCCGGATTGGGCACTTCAATCCCGATGGCAGACTTACCTGGAATAGGCGCCTCCATACGGATATCCTTGGCCGCCAGGGCCAGCGCAATATCATCCGTCAGATTCACAATGCGGCTGACCTTGACGCCGATATCCGGTTGAATCTCGTACCTTGTCACC
This genomic window contains:
- a CDS encoding RodZ domain-containing protein; protein product: MSELGRHLKEARLQKGMSLDDVQEVTKIRKKYLEAIEAGDYKVLPGSFYVRAFIKTYAEAVDVNPDELMEEHGNVPAAPVETPMETVIQKRSRRPETERNAKWLPTVLMWTFPVLIIVVIYMYASSNMNKPEPDKAEPGSLTTATQDPSKVQPSPTAVGGGVAAPSASAGAGSGTATPEATTAPSASPSPSPSPSSEEVTVTQDRKSGKTTVYKVSAPAGSAVQVQIAASGVSWLEVYKGENSKGEKLSFGNTAAGDNLSFTLDSEGMYIKSGYSPATEITVNGQVITDGKTSSRLLLELDDSSASGDPTGTQNSGTEGSQDNVTNQENTTPE
- a CDS encoding YajQ family cyclic di-GMP-binding protein encodes the protein MSSESSFDIVSKMDMQELTNAVHQTEKEIDNRFDFKNSKSSLKLEKDALIIASEDEYKLNAVIDILQSKMVKRGITLKNLDFGKVEPASLGTVRQRLGLKQGIDQENAKKINILIRDSKLKVKSQIQGDQIRVTGKSRDDLQQIIQILRKADLPLDLQFNNLK
- a CDS encoding regulatory protein RecX — encoded protein: MVIQLNPEPEEQDEQVLADFPADEQLVITRVERQKKSDHRYIIHFGTYQMTVHEDVMIKYRMITGSSFMKTDLEEIVVADERQRAYVEGLRYLERKPRTSQEMARRLREKEIGETIIAEVLVRLQQERLLDDPLYAKQWAEQRITNQRKGKLWIRQELREKGIDKLLISEALENITPEQELESALQTGRKKWNLIRGDVNDKRRKTGAFLMRRGFSGDMVRQVLNILREEEDFEGDEEEIYFPD
- the recA gene encoding recombinase RecA; amino-acid sequence: MSDRRAALDMALRQIEKQFGKGSIMKLGESNHMKVEVVPSGSLALDIALGIGGLPKGRIIEVYGPESSGKTTVALHAIAEVQKVGGQAAFIDAEHALDPKYANALGVNIDELLLSQPDTGEQALEIAEALVRSGAVDIIVVDSVAALVPKAEIEGDMGDSHVGLQARLMSQALRKLSGAINKSNTIAIFINQLREKIGVMFGNPETTPGGRALKFYSSVRLDVRRVESIKMGNDVVGNRTKIKVVKNKVAPPFKQADVDIMYGEGISKEGSLVDIGTEMDIVNKSGAWYSYEGERLGQGRENSKQFLKEHQDIALLIENKIREASNLSTIVAAPTESDVAAEQEEEEKLLLEIE
- the pgsA gene encoding CDP-diacylglycerol--glycerol-3-phosphate 3-phosphatidyltransferase; this encodes MNLPNRITLARICLIPIMMFFLLINFSFYPEPIHWGSFQLSFNHLIAAVIFLLAASTDGIDGYIARKYNMVTNLGKLLDPLADKLLVSAVLISLVELGRCDSWIAIVIISREFAVTGLRQVALLEGKVVAASRWGKIKTVIQIVAISLLLLNNFPFQFVSIPVDDIAIWAAALVTIYSGIDYFVKNKDLLELHNA
- a CDS encoding competence/damage-inducible protein A: MKAEIIAVGTELLLGQIVNSNAQFLSQELAALGIDVFFQTVVGDNSSRLQQAIEIARSRADVILFTGGIGPTEDDLTKDALAASLGRSLHIDQLAMDHVQRFFDERKIVMTENNRKQALIIDGTTPLPNETGLAVGLALADGGKYYIVLPGPPREMKPMFTGQAKPWLQQHALTGEMPIYSKMLKFAGIGESLLEDKLIDLIRNQSDPTIAPYAKEGEVTVRISTKAPSEREAMQKLEVLEKTIQEILPEHMYANIDVPLEQLIVDWMADAGLTVSAAESCTGGLLMESITNIPGSASMFLGGIVCYSNDMKKKLLNVPSALLEGPDAPGAVSREVAEVLADQVRMIADSDFGLSVTGVAGPGYSERKPVGLVFIGLAERGRPTEVYELNLKGTRENIRLRTVKSLLYRLWRRLEERKVDTPLEGSALQ